GCCTTCTTGCCGCACCACTAGAGCCGTCTTAGTATGAGTTTTGAGATTCTTTAACCCATAGACTACATGTACACCAGAATTCTCCAGTTTCTTTGCCCAGAGAATATTATTCGCCTCATCAAATCTTGCCTTTAGCTCTACCAATACCGCTACCTGCTTGCCATTCTCCGCAGCTCTTACTAATGCATGGACAATTGGCGAATCCCCAGAAGTTCGATATAGAGTCTGTTTAATTGCTAGAACATCAGGATCGTTAGCCGCCTCTTCAATAAATCGCTGCACTGTGGTTGTAAAGGACTGATAGGGATGATGAACTAGAAAATCGCCCTCTTGAATAATTTCAAAAAAACTTTTCCCCTGCTCATATCCTTCCTTCAATCGTGGATGGGTAACTGATTTCCAAGGCTTATCTTGATGTTCGGGCATGGGCAAAAAAGCGAGGGACATCAGACCGCCTAGTCCAATGAGACCAGGGATATCATATACATCAGCTTCTGTAATTCCCAATTGTGCAATTAGCTCTTTGCGGATTTCTGGAGGGATATCCCTAGCAATTTCCATTCGTACAACTGAGCCAAACTTCTGCTTGCGTAGCTCTTCTTGTAAAGCGGAAATCAAGTCATCGGCTTCTTCTTCTTCGATATCCAGTTCTGCATCACGAGTAATCCGAAATGGATAATAACTGAGAATCTCCATTCCTGGAAATAACGCATCAAGGTTATGGGCAATGACCTGTTCTAAAGGTACAAAGGTATGATCATCGGTCTCAGGAATTTTGACAAACCTTGGTAATACATTAGGTACTTTCACCCGCGCAAAGTTCTTTTCCTTAGTTTCGCGATCGCGCACAATCACAACTAAATTTAAACTCAGGTTGGAGATGTAAGGGAATGGGTGAGCAGGATCGACGGCTAAGGGAGTGAGTACGGGAAATAACTTTTCTTGAAAATAGGTTTTGAGATAGCGCTGATGTTTCTTATCAATATTTTTGTAGTCTAAGAGTTTTACTCCATGTCTATGCAACTCTGGACGCAGGGTATTCTCGAAAAACTCATGCTGCATCGTTACTAATGGTACAAGCGCTTCCCGAATTACTTGCAACTGCTTTTCTGGACTCAGCCCATCATCGGAAATAATATCCATCTGCTCCGAAAACTTTTTCTTCACCCTTGCAACTCTAACCATGAAAAACTCATCAAGGTTAGTACTAAAAATTGCGAAAAATTTAGCGCGTTCTAGTAGTGAGGTTCGCGAGTCAATGCCTTCACTTAAAACTCTTTTGTTGAATGCAACCCAGCTTAGTTCGCGATTAAAAAAATACATGGAGCGATCGACGGAATCAGCATCAGACTTTGCATGTTGCTTACCAATTGTCTCTGAATTCTCTGGCAAAGATTCTAAAATTTCTCCCAAGTCCGTATTGATGATGTCAACTTCTTCTGGAGAGCTATCGGCATTTTTCTGAACTAAATCTTTTTTGGTTCTGGTCATAGGAGCAAATCTTTCATCTTGCGTAAAATCAGTTAAGTACTAGATTACCGAAGTATCGGTCATTGCTATGTGAGCTTAAACACTTCACCACAATAAACCAACTTAAAGATCTAAGGATGGTTCGTTAGCACCATCCTTAGATCTACCACAATCACCGATCAAACAAACCATGAGATTTTTTGAAAGTGTTACGTTTCTACACTTTTAAAAAATCTAGCCCAAGAGTGCCTCAATATCTTTACGCAAATCTGCATCTTCAGGCGCAACACTAGAAGGGTAGTATTTCACGACTTTACCTTCTTTATCAACTAGAAACTTATTGAAGTTCCATTTTACTTGGCTACCTGTAGTTTCAGTAAGGTATTTGTAAGCATCTGTCATGTCACTCCCGCTTACTTTTACCTTGCTAAACATGTCGAAGGTGACATCGTAGGTGAGAGAGCAGAAGCTCTTGATTTCTGCTTCAGTCCCTGGCTCCTGTGCGCCAAAATCGTTACTAGGAAAGCCAAGAATCTCAAAACCCTTGTCTTTGTATTCACGATAAAGAGACTCTAGCCCTTTGTATTGCTTGGTGTAGCCACATTTAGAGGCTACGTTGACAACTAAGGCGACTTTGCCTTTGTACTGAGCGAGATCAACTGGTTGATCATCGATGTTGGTGAGCTTGAAATCGTAAAGTGTGGACATATTTCAGATTATTAGGGTTTATATGGGAGTTGTTTTTGAGGTTGCTATAGTTAGTAAAGACTGATTTCATAACTATTTAGCAATTTGCAGCGATCGCATGGCAAGTGTAATTATCCTAATTGGTGTACCCGCTAGTGGCAAATCTAGCCTTGCTGAGAAGATGCTATATGCTTCTAGTCAGAATAGTAGCAGCCTAACTTATGGGGCAACTCAACTAATCAGCCCCGATCGCATCCGAGCTTCACTCTATGGATCAGCATCTACGCAGGGAGATTGGGCGGAGATTTGGGAGCAGGTACAACAGTCATTTGCCAATGCCGCGAAATCGCAACAATCTGTAATATATGATGCCACAAATTATAAACGCGAGTATCGCAAAGATGTTATCGACCTCGCTAAGGCTCATGGGTTTAAGCCAATTACGGGTATTTGGCTAGATGTGCCACTCTGGATTTGCCTATCCCGTAATGAGGTACGCGATCGCGTAGTTCCTGAAGATGTTGTCATAGATATGTATCGCACCCTTTCCTATAACCCACCTACTCTCAGTGAAGGCTTTGATCGCATCTTGTTTCGAGATCAAAAATTAGACAACGAATGGATTGACTAAAACCCAGAAAATTGGCGGCGTGATGCGCCACCAATTTTCTGGGTTTTAGAGATGCGCGTTTTGTGTTAGCTTAAATAGACTCAATCTCTAAGGGGTACAGTAGGTTAAAATGGCTAAGCGCCGCAATCAGAAAAAAGAAAAAGCTCTTCGCAACCAAGCGTATGCGCGTAAGTTTCGTAAGCGCACCCCTATGGGTCGCTTTGGACGTAGAAGACCAATGGGCAGCTATAACGATCCTGAAGATTCTGAATCCAATGGAGCTGCTGATACAGGTGCAGCCGATACTGGCGCTGCTGATACTGGCTCTGGTGGCAATAAATTCTAATCTGAATTCTGGCGATCGCCTTCCAGTATTCTACAGATCATGACCACAAGTTTTGCCCTTGCCTTACATACAACAACTACAAAGTTAGAGCTTGCGATCGCGGAAATTAACCCAAATTCTGATCGCAATTCTCAAATTTATATCATCCACAAGCAGCAGTCATGGGAACTAGGCAGAGAGCTATCTGTACAGTTACATGACTGTTTAAATGTGTTTATGGGTGATCTTGCATGGACTGACTTGGCTTTTTTAGCGATCGCCACGGGCATTGGTAGCTTTACTGGCACAAGGATCGGTGTTGTGGTAGCAAGGACGATTGGTGAGCAGTTACAGATTCCTGTATATGGAATTGACTGTGAGTCAATAGTCACTAAAGCGCAACAATCTGATCCACCTTTATCCCTAGGCGAAAGTTTGCTAGCGATCACCCACGATCAATGGCAAACTCAATGGCAAACAGGAGTTTATCCAAATTGGCAAGATGTTTTGCCAATTTATGAGCAGTAACAAAAAAAGGCGCAATGCGCCTTTTTTTGTGGATAAGCAGCACTATATTCCCCCCTCTGGTTAGCAAAGTGATAGAATCATAAGCGCTGAAAGTACATAAAAGTTGAATTTTCTTAACTAGCGATCGCTCGTTAGATCTAAGGGGGAACCATTTTATTACCTAAGCAAAATCCACCTACGACGGTAGTTATTCCCAGCTTGACCTATGCTTCAAGACGCGATCGCCATTCGTCATTATCAAAAGATTACCGACTCCCTTGTCGAAATGTCAGAACGTGGTTATCGTTCGACCGACGAGATGAGGCTCTTTTTAGACGGTTACTTATCAGCTCTGCGGGCTACTAATGCTGTAGAAGTCCATCACATCCACCGTCTCGAAGAAGAAGTAATCCGATTTTTATATGATTCTTCTAACTTTGCATCTCCCTATGAGTTGGAGATGGAAGTTGAGCGCGGAGAAAGGTAAACGCTGTGTCTAATCCCTGCGGTAAGCGGAGTCTGAAAGCGATCTTGCTTGACGACTTGCAACCCTTGCTGCTCACAAAATATATCGAGCTGTTCACTTTCTTCGGGGAGCCATTGACCACGATATAGAACTGCTGTGCCGCTTTTTTTGAGAAAAGGCAATGCGTAATCTGCACAAATATCTGGCTTGCCCACGGCTCTTACTACTGCTAAGTCGTACTTCTTTTTGTACTGACCTAATTTATTAATGTCTTCGCCACGACCCCATTGGGCGATCGCATTAGATAGTCCTAAAGTTTGGATCGTCTCCTCGACAAAGGCAACCTTTTTTTGTTTGCTATCTACTAGGGTGACTTGCCATGTCGGTTTAGCGATCGCGATCGGTAATCCCGGAAACCCCGCCCCTGTACCAATATCAATTACCTTAATATCTTCCCGATCCCAAAAAGCTAATACCCCCCGCAACGAATCCCATAAATGTTTTTCCCAAAAATCATCCGCAGCCGTAATTCGAGTCAAATTTTGTTTGCTATTGCCCTCTAAGACTAATTCGTACAGCTTTTCAAATTGGTCTATTTGGTCAGGGTTGGGTGACCAGTTGAGCGTAGATAGCCAATGCTCACATAGATGGGAAAAGTGGGGCATAAAAAACATGAAGTAAACATTGCGCTTTGCGCGATCTCTACTTTATACCAAAACACAAAATGGCTACGCCATTTTATGTTTTGGTATTAACCCTTACTGGGTTTGGTTTTTAATTCCCAGAAGTATGGCTCATATAGCTGTCGCCAAGTGTATGAGGACATAAAACCCAAGAAGAGAATGGCGGCGCTTTGCGCCGCCATTCTCTTCTTGGGTTTTGCTTTTGTCTTAACACAATCGGCGGCAGCTATACTTTCGGGAATTGGTACTAAGACATTAGTCACAAAAAGAGTTACGTCGTGGAACGACGTAACTCTTTTTGTGACTAATATTTGCCGAAATTTAACATTAGGGATAAGATCGAAGGAACATTAAGATTCATGTAGCAATACTAAGCTGTTTCAAAAATTTTATTTTCCAGATAAACACTTTGAATATGTTCTAGATCGCTCAATATTATCAATTTCAGGTTTTAGGTAAAATCGCTATTTGCACAGTTAACCTAAACAAAAATTTAAAAAACATTATAAAAAGGAAATATCAATGACTGAACCAAAAACCAAAGTCCGCACAGCCTTTACCAAAGATGATCGTGGGATTTTAAATAATTGGGCGATCGAACCAAAGATGTATTTCGATGACAAGATCGATAAGAAAGCTGAGGCGAAAGGCGATGAGCAAAGTGGCGCTACAGAATATGCTGAACTCTTAAAAGGACGCTTGCCACTTATTGGCATTACCTTACTCGTCTTGACAATGATTGGGATTACCTTAGTTGCTATCGCTTAGGTGACTACTACCTCCCTTCCCAGTAAAAGAATAGCGTTGCGCCGCAACGCTATTCTTTTACTGGGAAGGAAGTAAGAAAAGAACTTTACAAATTATCGGTTTCTAAAATGGGGGCAAAGCTTGGATTTGCCCCTAGAATTATAGGCTATGACAATTCCCCAAGACCCAATTCAGTTTTTAACGCTTGCCGAAGCCCATGCGATCGATGGCGCAATGCTTTCGACAATGGAAAAATTTATGACCCGCATCACAGTTTCATCAATGCGGATTATTACTAAAGTTGCTGAAGACCTACATATTCATGCTGAAGATCTAGCCTCTAGTCAAATTGTGCATTGGATTGAAATGGATTCACAGATTCGACAAGAGCAAGGTGAAGATGCCGCCTTTTTGAAATGGACTTCGCCTCATCCTGATCTAGATTTTGAAGATACGCGACAGGATGAAGTTACAACTGCGAAGCTTTCCAGCCATGAAAAATTTCTCACGCGCATGGTCATTTCGGCAATGCAAGCATTAGTGGCGATCGCAAAAGATTACAGCACTCACATTGAAGATTTGACCGTAGCCCAGATCCTTACTTGGGTAGAACGCGATGCCAAGGTTAAACGAGAACAAGGTGTCGAGGCTGCATTTTTGTCATGGTAGTAGCTAACTAGTGGCTATCTAGTGCCTATTGGATGCAATCACTATTTACCCAATCCACGAAAGTGTGGTCACACTTTCGTGAATTGGGATTACACCATCAACACTACGTGTTTTGGCACAATTAAGTATTATGGTAATCGCGCATTCTTGATATGACATCAGATCCATGACACAAACAATTTCTTTCAAACTCTCCGAACTCGCCGCCGAGTTTGTCGCCGCTCTCCCTGATTGTCGATTTGAATCCGATGGTACTGATCCCATCATCACGGGAGTCGCCGCGATCGATAAGGCGCAATTTGGAGAAATCACCTTTGTGTCTTCTGCAAAATTTGTCGCCCGTCTCAAGGATACCCAAGCCAGCGCTGTCATTCTTGATCTTAAAACTCCGTCACCTTTGCCCTGTATCCGCACCGCCCATCCCCGCATTCTCTTCGCCAAGGTTCTCGAAAAGTTTTATCAACCACCCACACCGCCACAGGGCATTCATCCCACCGCAATTTTGGGTGAAGGCGTGCAGTTAGGTACAAATGTGGCGATCGCACCCTATGTTGTCATTAGTGATCACGTCAAAATTGGTGATAACGTCACGATTTATCCCCATGTCACCATTTACAACGATGTCGAGATTGGCGCAAATACAACTATTCATGCCAATTGTGTAATTAGCGATCGCACTCAAATTGGCGCAAATTGTCTATTCCATCCCAGCACCGTTTTAGGTGGCGATGGCTTTGGCTTTGAGATATCGCCCAATGGCACTTGGTACAAAGTCCCCCAAATCGGTCATGTGATCATCGAAGATAACGTCGAACTGGGCTGTTCCTGCGCCGTTGACCGTCCTGCCGTTGGGGTTACTGTTATTCATAAGGGTGCAAAACTGGATAACTTTGTGCAGATCGGTCATGGGGTGGAAGTGGGAGCGCATTCCGTTCTCGCCTCACAGGTGGGCTTAGCGGGCGGTGTCACCCTCGGTCATCATGTGGTCATGGCAGGACAAGTCGGTGCAGCTAATCATATCCACATCGGTGATGGCGCAATTATTGGGGCAAAGTCGGGCATTCCCAGTGATGTTCCCGCAGGTGTGACGATGATGGGCTATCCCGTCGTTCCTGAAAAGGATTGGAAGCGTATCGTTATTTCGGAGCGTCAACTTCCAGACTTATTACACACAGTTCGCAAACTAGAAAAGAGAATTGCGGAACTAGAAGCAAAGACTGCTGAATAGCAGTAGCCAAACCTAAAAGAGAGTTGCGCCGCAACTCTCTTTTAGGTTTGGCTATAGAATATATTAATCACGCACAGGTCTATGCGAGGGCAAATCCATGACTCTGCAACCATTAACTCATGAAGCGATCGCCCCAGAGATCGACTATCCAGATAGTGACGGTAATCCTATGTCTGACAATACCGAGCAGTTTCGCTGGATTGTGATCATCAAAGAAAATCTAGAGATTATGTATGCTAACGATCCCCATGTATTTGTGGGAGGCGACTTGGCTTGGTATCCTGTGCGCTATACCCTAAGACGTATGGCTCCAGATGTGATGGTTGCATTTGGCAGACCTAAAGGTAGGCGAGGCTCTTACAAGCAATGGCTAGAGGATAATATCCCTCCACAGGTTGCTTTTGAAATTTTGTCACCAAGCAATAAAGATAGTCGCGGTATTGATGCTCTAGACGAGAAGTTTACATTTTATGAAACCTATGGCATTCAGGAATATTACATTTACGATCCTGATGATTTAACCTTAGTAGGCTGGCAGAGACAAGGCGATCGCTTGACCAAAATTCTCTCAATGAGCAACTGGGTGAGTCCACTGTTAGGAATCCGCTTTGATTGGGTAGCAGGACAAGAATTAGTATTATTTCGTCCCGACGGGCAAAAATTTCTATCCCCTGTAGAGTTAGATCAACTATTGCAGCAATCTAAGATTCAAGTTTGGCAGGAGCAGCAACGAGTCATACAGGAAGGTCAACGCGCTGATCAAGCACGTAAACGTGCTGATCGTCTTGCAGAGCGTTTACGTGCTTTGGGTATTGATCCAGATGATGAGTTTTAATTATAAACCTATAAAGTTGCGCCCCGCATGGGAGCAACTTTACAGGTTTGGGTGATTTATTTTGTATAAGTACTTATTTATTGACTTCCATACACATAGCGATCGCATATCCCCAGATCTCATCAATCTGCAAACTTTGCATGTCATTCCAGAATTGCAAGCCGAATCCTTACCTAATATTTGCAGTCTTGGCTTACATCCTTGGTTTGTGCAATTAGCAACATGGGAAACGGCATGGGTGAATCTTGCAGATTTAGCAAAATTATCACAGGTGGTAGCGATCGGTGAATGTGGATTAGATCGAAATATTGATTTGCCTTTAGAAACACAAATTTCTATCTTTCAAAGACATATCGAACTTGCTGAGGAGTTACAGAAACCACTTGTAATTCATTGTGTCAGAGCATTTGCGGAATTAATTGCGTTAAAGAAAAACACTAAATCCTCGATGCCTTGGATTATTCATGGCTTCAATAAGAAAGAAGAAGTCTTTCAACAACTGCTCAAGCATGATTTCTATTTCTCCTTTGGAGCCGCAATTTTTAGCGATCGCTCTCATGTGACTCAGACGATCGCTACTATACCGCAAGGTAGATTTCTTTTAGAAACTGATGATCGCCATGATATTAGCATTGAGCAAATTTACGATCGCGCCGCTAGCCTGCGCCATATTTCACTGGAAACGCTGCAAACAGAATTAGTTGAAACTTATCGTCAATTGACTAGGCTGGGCTGAATCTTCAATAGAATCAAGTCCATCCATTCCTAAGCCAATCTCACTGAGTAGTTCTTGCGCCGCAGTCAACATTTCAGGCTCTAGATTTTTCAAATCCTCGCGAGTACTTAGGTAGGTCTTGAGCGCAGTCATCGGATCGAGCGCTTCGGCTGTACTCAGCTCAGGTAATCGCGTGCGCGGATTTTGGCTAACCACTTCAGGAATGAGCGAGTAATTATGGGCGATCGCCATTGCTTCATGTAAGAGGCGATCGTCGATTTGGGCTAACTGTTCGGCTTTGACCTTGTAGATAAGTCTGGCGATCGCATGATCGATTTTCCCTTTGGCGATCGCTTTTAATAACTTGCCTTGAGGATCTTCCGATTGCGTTACGTCTACTTCCATTGTCCGAAATGCACGAGTCGGAATTGCACAAAACTCAAACTTCACATTCCCTTTCTCTACTTCTAGCCAACAATAGCCTTTCGATTCATTCTCTTCGCCAAAATCTACTCGCTCAATACTTCCTGGATAAACCACAAGCGGTTGCGTCGCTAGAATTTGATGACGATGTACATGTCCGAGCGCTACATAGTCAAACGCCTCACGGGTTAACATTGATAATGGAATTGTGAAACCTTTGCCAGCCGCTAAAAATCTCTCCGCGCCATAGGTAGCTGTATCTACCATCACATGCGCCAGTAGAATTGTGGGCAACTTGGGATCAAGCTGACGGATTTCGCCTTCGATGACAACTTGCAAGCGATCAATCAGGAATTGACTTACTTCAGTCATCGAAAAGCCTTCTGTTTCCGACTTTGTAAGTAAAGTCGATCGCGTAATCCAAGGCAAAGTAATAATCTGAATATCCCCTGCATCTGTGGAAATCCGATGGGTGGCGATCGTGTCACCCACCGTGAAGTTTGGCACAGCTAAACTGCGATAAATTGCTAAACTCGCACCACCTATACCCTGCGAATGTTGATCGTGATTTCCCACTAATAACACCGTAGGAATCCCAGCATCAGCAAGGCGACGAAATTGCTTGGCAAAAGCTTGCTGCACAAGTGGCGGTGGCGTAGCATCAGGAAAGGCATCACCACCAAAGAGAACAATATCGGCTGGCTCGTTAATTGCGCGATCTATACAGATTGTCAATGCTGCGACAAAGTCTTCTAGGCGAGTATTCAATCCTGTTTGCGGATTGACTTTGCCGTGGGTAGTACTGCCAAGATGAATATCTGAGAGATGGAGAACTTTAATAGTCACTATATTTATTTTGCTTATAGTTATAACCATCAATGTTATGACAAAAATAAAACCCCAGAGAAAGATGCGGCGCGAAGCGCCGCAACTCTCTCTGGGGTTTTATGTTCTAAAAGCAAAAGGGGGGCGCAAAGCGCCCCCCTTTTGCTTTATGTTACTACACGCCTACAGGTGTAGGAATTTGACTGAAAGCAACAGATGGCTTGTTGAAAACTTGAGCCAATTGACGAGGAGCGCGATCGCACCAGTTCTTCTTACCGTAGACATAGCCTGCAATCAATGGCAGAGCTACAGTGGCTTCGGAGTAAACCATTTGCTCTTGGACAATATCAACCTTGCCCCAAGAATGTGCTTCCTTCAAAGTCGAACCAGATAGAGCGCCATCACGCTCGTCAGCAACAGTGATTTGAACTGCATACTTGTGCATTGCTGCCTCGAAACCAAGCAACTCAGCCGCAACAACGGTATCTTGAGCGAAGTTCTTAGGAACACCACCACCGATCATGAATAGCCCAGTGTGAGGGCTTGCCAACTTGCACTGAGTCAACTCGCGGAAGTCGCGTACAGAATCGATGCTGACATGCTCTTCAGGAGAGAACCACTGATGATGGACTAAGCCGAAACCTGCGGAACAATCGCTGAAAGCAGGAACGAAGATGGGAACTTGATGCTCGTAAGCTGCCAAAACGACAGAGTGACGGTTTTTAGCATTCTTATCGAGGTATGCACCCATTTCATGGATGAACTCGCGAGAAGAGTAAGGGCGAGGAGGAAGAGAGTTGGCAATTTCGGCGATCGTCATGTCGCAAACGCGCAACTCGTCTTCGTCGATGTAGGTGTCATAGATGCGATCGATCGCATTTTCGCGGAGTACTGTGTCATCAGCAAAGGTATCACCGACATAGTGACGAAATCCGAGGGCTTCAAAGAAGTCTTGGTCAACGATGTTTGCGCCTGTAGAGACAATCATGTCTACCATGTTGTTGGCGATGAGATCGTAGACAACTCCCTTAAGTCCCGCACTAAATAAAGAACCTGC
This genomic stretch from Pseudanabaena galeata CCNP1313 harbors:
- a CDS encoding Uma2 family endonuclease, coding for MTLQPLTHEAIAPEIDYPDSDGNPMSDNTEQFRWIVIIKENLEIMYANDPHVFVGGDLAWYPVRYTLRRMAPDVMVAFGRPKGRRGSYKQWLEDNIPPQVAFEILSPSNKDSRGIDALDEKFTFYETYGIQEYYIYDPDDLTLVGWQRQGDRLTKILSMSNWVSPLLGIRFDWVAGQELVLFRPDGQKFLSPVELDQLLQQSKIQVWQEQQRVIQEGQRADQARKRADRLAERLRALGIDPDDEF
- a CDS encoding TatD family hydrolase, giving the protein MYKYLFIDFHTHSDRISPDLINLQTLHVIPELQAESLPNICSLGLHPWFVQLATWETAWVNLADLAKLSQVVAIGECGLDRNIDLPLETQISIFQRHIELAEELQKPLVIHCVRAFAELIALKKNTKSSMPWIIHGFNKKEEVFQQLLKHDFYFSFGAAIFSDRSHVTQTIATIPQGRFLLETDDRHDISIEQIYDRAASLRHISLETLQTELVETYRQLTRLG
- the tsaB gene encoding tRNA (adenosine(37)-N6)-threonylcarbamoyltransferase complex dimerization subunit type 1 TsaB translates to MTTSFALALHTTTTKLELAIAEINPNSDRNSQIYIIHKQQSWELGRELSVQLHDCLNVFMGDLAWTDLAFLAIATGIGSFTGTRIGVVVARTIGEQLQIPVYGIDCESIVTKAQQSDPPLSLGESLLAITHDQWQTQWQTGVYPNWQDVLPIYEQ
- the sbcD gene encoding exonuclease subunit SbcD — protein: MTIKVLHLSDIHLGSTTHGKVNPQTGLNTRLEDFVAALTICIDRAINEPADIVLFGGDAFPDATPPPLVQQAFAKQFRRLADAGIPTVLLVGNHDQHSQGIGGASLAIYRSLAVPNFTVGDTIATHRISTDAGDIQIITLPWITRSTLLTKSETEGFSMTEVSQFLIDRLQVVIEGEIRQLDPKLPTILLAHVMVDTATYGAERFLAAGKGFTIPLSMLTREAFDYVALGHVHRHQILATQPLVVYPGSIERVDFGEENESKGYCWLEVEKGNVKFEFCAIPTRAFRTMEVDVTQSEDPQGKLLKAIAKGKIDHAIARLIYKVKAEQLAQIDDRLLHEAMAIAHNYSLIPEVVSQNPRTRLPELSTAEALDPMTALKTYLSTREDLKNLEPEMLTAAQELLSEIGLGMDGLDSIEDSAQPSQLTISFN
- the rsmG gene encoding 16S rRNA (guanine(527)-N(7))-methyltransferase RsmG; the protein is MPHFSHLCEHWLSTLNWSPNPDQIDQFEKLYELVLEGNSKQNLTRITAADDFWEKHLWDSLRGVLAFWDREDIKVIDIGTGAGFPGLPIAIAKPTWQVTLVDSKQKKVAFVEETIQTLGLSNAIAQWGRGEDINKLGQYKKKYDLAVVRAVGKPDICADYALPFLKKSGTAVLYRGQWLPEESEQLDIFCEQQGLQVVKQDRFQTPLTAGIRHSVYLSPRSTSISNS
- a CDS encoding AAA family ATPase, giving the protein MASVIILIGVPASGKSSLAEKMLYASSQNSSSLTYGATQLISPDRIRASLYGSASTQGDWAEIWEQVQQSFANAAKSQQSVIYDATNYKREYRKDVIDLAKAHGFKPITGIWLDVPLWICLSRNEVRDRVVPEDVVIDMYRTLSYNPPTLSEGFDRILFRDQKLDNEWID
- the lpxD gene encoding UDP-3-O-(3-hydroxymyristoyl)glucosamine N-acyltransferase encodes the protein MTQTISFKLSELAAEFVAALPDCRFESDGTDPIITGVAAIDKAQFGEITFVSSAKFVARLKDTQASAVILDLKTPSPLPCIRTAHPRILFAKVLEKFYQPPTPPQGIHPTAILGEGVQLGTNVAIAPYVVISDHVKIGDNVTIYPHVTIYNDVEIGANTTIHANCVISDRTQIGANCLFHPSTVLGGDGFGFEISPNGTWYKVPQIGHVIIEDNVELGCSCAVDRPAVGVTVIHKGAKLDNFVQIGHGVEVGAHSVLASQVGLAGGVTLGHHVVMAGQVGAANHIHIGDGAIIGAKSGIPSDVPAGVTMMGYPVVPEKDWKRIVISERQLPDLLHTVRKLEKRIAELEAKTAE
- a CDS encoding chlorophyll A-B-binding protein; translation: MTEPKTKVRTAFTKDDRGILNNWAIEPKMYFDDKIDKKAEAKGDEQSGATEYAELLKGRLPLIGITLLVLTMIGITLVAIA
- a CDS encoding DUF6761 family protein, which gives rise to MLQDAIAIRHYQKITDSLVEMSERGYRSTDEMRLFLDGYLSALRATNAVEVHHIHRLEEEVIRFLYDSSNFASPYELEMEVERGER
- a CDS encoding 1,9-bis(guanidino)-5-aza-nonane synthase translates to MKRELLKQTVEHIDIKAFDVVGLVDAMANTAFQGRNLGRAAHIYDDMIKDKDCAIILCLAGSLFSAGLKGVVYDLIANNMVDMIVSTGANIVDQDFFEALGFRHYVGDTFADDTVLRENAIDRIYDTYIDEDELRVCDMTIAEIANSLPPRPYSSREFIHEMGAYLDKNAKNRHSVVLAAYEHQVPIFVPAFSDCSAGFGLVHHQWFSPEEHVSIDSVRDFRELTQCKLASPHTGLFMIGGGVPKNFAQDTVVAAELLGFEAAMHKYAVQITVADERDGALSGSTLKEAHSWGKVDIVQEQMVYSEATVALPLIAGYVYGKKNWCDRAPRQLAQVFNKPSVAFSQIPTPVGV
- the ppk1 gene encoding polyphosphate kinase 1, which translates into the protein MTRTKKDLVQKNADSSPEEVDIINTDLGEILESLPENSETIGKQHAKSDADSVDRSMYFFNRELSWVAFNKRVLSEGIDSRTSLLERAKFFAIFSTNLDEFFMVRVARVKKKFSEQMDIISDDGLSPEKQLQVIREALVPLVTMQHEFFENTLRPELHRHGVKLLDYKNIDKKHQRYLKTYFQEKLFPVLTPLAVDPAHPFPYISNLSLNLVVIVRDRETKEKNFARVKVPNVLPRFVKIPETDDHTFVPLEQVIAHNLDALFPGMEILSYYPFRITRDAELDIEEEEADDLISALQEELRKQKFGSVVRMEIARDIPPEIRKELIAQLGITEADVYDIPGLIGLGGLMSLAFLPMPEHQDKPWKSVTHPRLKEGYEQGKSFFEIIQEGDFLVHHPYQSFTTTVQRFIEEAANDPDVLAIKQTLYRTSGDSPIVHALVRAAENGKQVAVLVELKARFDEANNILWAKKLENSGVHVVYGLKNLKTHTKTALVVRQEGDRLVRYVHIGTGNYNPKTARFYSDLGIFSCNDDLGADLTDLFNYLTGYSRQRDYRKLLVAPVNMREKFLKLIQREIEHQKQGYPSYIIAKMNSLVDPEIISALYEASQVGVNIDLIIRGICCIRPKVKGLSDRIRVISVIGRFLEHSRIFYFSNGGEEQVYIGSADWMPRNLDARVEVITPIVEGSLVKELKQILEIILADNRQAWDLKADGTYIQRVPNDGEPEMSSQKHFMSQGRPEFA
- a CDS encoding glutathione peroxidase, translating into MSTLYDFKLTNIDDQPVDLAQYKGKVALVVNVASKCGYTKQYKGLESLYREYKDKGFEILGFPSNDFGAQEPGTEAEIKSFCSLTYDVTFDMFSKVKVSGSDMTDAYKYLTETTGSQVKWNFNKFLVDKEGKVVKYYPSSVAPEDADLRKDIEALLG